AGAAGCGGAAGTTTTCTTAAAAGAGATTATGAAAATAAGTAGGAATTTCCAAAAGAAAAGTTTTCAAAGTTCATATTATAATAATGAATGTTTAAGTGTAAAAAAATATGATAAATCATGCAGAGTAGGATTTCAAGGTGTACTGGCTTCCTTTAGTTATGAGGCCTTAATTGATTATTTTGGGCATGAAGTTGAAGCTGTAAATTTCGAGACATTTAAAGATGTGTTTCAAGGGTTGAAAGATGGAAAAATAAATTATGGTGTACTGCCTATTGAAAATTCCTCTACAGGAGGAATTCTGGAAGTATATGATTTGCTTCGAGATTATGGATTTTATATAGTAGGAGAAAAATGTATTAAAGTTAATCATAATTTATTAGGAGTAAAAGGTGCTTCACTTAATGATGTAAAAGAAGTTTATTCTCACAGTCAAGCCTTTATGCAAAGCAGTAAATTTTTAGATAAGTATGAAAATTGGCGTCTCATACCTTATTTCAATACAGCTAGAAGTGCTAAATATATAAATGAAGAAAATGATAAAAGCAGGGCATCTATAGCCAGTAAAAAAGCAGCTGAACTCTATGGTTTAGAAATATTAAGTGAAAATATAAATTATAATACCAACAATTATACTAGATTTATAATAATAAGTAGAAATGAAGAATGTAATAAAGATAATGATAAAATCAGTATACTAATTACTCTACCACATGAACCTGGGAGCCTGTATAAAGTGCTTAAGTATTTTAAGAAGAATAATCTGAATATGACTAAAATTGAGTCTAGACCAATGGTAGATAGATCTTGGGAATATTTTTTCTATATTGATTTTTATGGCAATGTTTTAGAGAAAAATGCTAAAGAAGCCTTAAAAGGAATAGAAAACGAAAGTGTTTATTTTAAATTACTAGGTAAATATAAAGGGGACTGTATAATCTAGTATTGTATTTTAAATTAGGTGGTGTTTTAATATGGGCAATTTTTATGGACTTATAGGTGACAAGCTAGGGCATAGTTTTTCTCCAGTAATACATGAAATGATCTTAAAAAAAATAAATTTACAGGGGAAATATAATCTGTTTGAAATAGAATCACAGAATTTAGGTGAAGCAATTGGGGCACTAAAGATTTTAGGGTGCAGAGGTGTAAATGTTACTATACCTTATAAAATTAAGATTATGAAGTATATGGATTATATATCTGAAGAAGCATTAAGCATAGGATCAATAAACACTATACAATTTGTAGACAATAAATTAAAAGCATACAATACAGATTATTATGGATTTGGAATGACTTTAAAAAGATATGGAATAGATGTGCTTAATAAAAGTGTAGTGATACTTGGAACAGGAGGAGCTTCTAAAGCTGTACTAAGGTATAGTATGGATGAAGGCGCAAAGTCCATTATATATGTGAGCAGAAAACCTGAGAATGTATCCAATGGGGAAATAGATGTTATTTCTTATGAACAGCTGCATCATATAAAGAGTGGAGATATTATAATAAATTCTACCCCCTGTGGAATGTATCCTCAAACAGATACTTGCGCCGTGGATAGTGAAATATTAAGTAAATTTAATACAGCTGTGGATTTAGTGTACAATCCACAGGAAACTACGTTTTTAAAAACAGGGAAAGAATTAGGTTTAAGGACAGCTAATGGGTTATATATGCTGGTGGCCCAGGCGGTAGCCGCTCAACAGATTTGGCAGCATAGAGAGATATCGTTGAAAACTTTAGATGAAATATATTATAAATTATTAAATATGCAGCAATAAGTCAGAATATTGAAATAATTGACATATTTCTAAAAATGTAATAGATTCTATGGTTTTAAATCGAGGAGGAGTTTATTGTGAAAAAACAAGTTAAAAATATAGTTATTATAGGTATGCCAGGTTGTGGCAAAACCACAATTGGAAAGATGATATCATCTAAGTTAAATAAAAGGTTTGTAGATTTGGATGATTATATAGTAGATAAGGCAGGATGTACTATTCCAGAAATTTTTCAAAAGGGAGAAGAACATTTTAGAAATATAGAATCAGAGGCAGTAGAGGAAGTCAGTATTGAAGGGTCTATGGTAATATCTACGGGA
This window of the Clostridium kluyveri DSM 555 genome carries:
- the pheA gene encoding prephenate dehydratase, which translates into the protein MDNLDYLRDKIDKIDGEMIKLFQERMDVVYKVAEYKKKNDMDILDESREENVIKTQLKRLENKSIEKEAEVFLKEIMKISRNFQKKSFQSSYYNNECLSVKKYDKSCRVGFQGVLASFSYEALIDYFGHEVEAVNFETFKDVFQGLKDGKINYGVLPIENSSTGGILEVYDLLRDYGFYIVGEKCIKVNHNLLGVKGASLNDVKEVYSHSQAFMQSSKFLDKYENWRLIPYFNTARSAKYINEENDKSRASIASKKAAELYGLEILSENINYNTNNYTRFIIISRNEECNKDNDKISILITLPHEPGSLYKVLKYFKKNNLNMTKIESRPMVDRSWEYFFYIDFYGNVLEKNAKEALKGIENESVYFKLLGKYKGDCII
- the aroE gene encoding shikimate dehydrogenase is translated as MGNFYGLIGDKLGHSFSPVIHEMILKKINLQGKYNLFEIESQNLGEAIGALKILGCRGVNVTIPYKIKIMKYMDYISEEALSIGSINTIQFVDNKLKAYNTDYYGFGMTLKRYGIDVLNKSVVILGTGGASKAVLRYSMDEGAKSIIYVSRKPENVSNGEIDVISYEQLHHIKSGDIIINSTPCGMYPQTDTCAVDSEILSKFNTAVDLVYNPQETTFLKTGKELGLRTANGLYMLVAQAVAAQQIWQHREISLKTLDEIYYKLLNMQQ